In a single window of the Tetrapisispora phaffii CBS 4417 chromosome 11, complete genome genome:
- the TPHA0K00960 gene encoding SPX and EXS domain-containing protein (similar to Saccharomyces cerevisiae SYG1 (YIL047C); ancestral locus Anc_7.233) produces MKFAEHLQNSVVPEWKDKYLDYRLGKKKLKLLLNCGKILSKPDLVNEFIEDWLISVELNKINNFYLWLLKNCSEKFSILEKQLNYFKYQCTFDENPANVEEDDVDDESLSVTNRVFSYGSFSNTDSFFKNISNFEKLIEFLKNNEIMPSLPSFKFGKDNKRHGGTETFIHDFNADNELPNLNKSQYLLGNAILEFYLYIQLVKTYRDLNITGFKKIIKKFDKIFAFANSNENNYDRFVQYAEENYSIFKNSLEPNKEFDPLTSYENIITNWYMVDLTKDHSTMSKKIHNNKLKKLTVGYSLNEQMIHRNNRSIAQMFFAGISMGISFLLILITIYITLSDEFRDHQVTNFAYYKIYLPLWGGWYMIFLISALFIADCFIWHRTHINYRFIMFGEIHTKFGTQFFNNDFATSLIPLKLYFLNWFSLPISILAVVNFFLGKKIITFIYLSIAWTVFLFLLPPKEYRPRILNIPYWDKLIAQRFWLIKTFIRLIFSGLFPVEFSDFFLGDIVCSLTYSMADLATFACIQSPLNRTSLDPQCGSSRLKSMGVLSCVPSYWRCMQCLRRYADSDDWFPHLFNAGKYIMGICYNASLSAYRLSDNSLEKRTPFLVFATLNSLYTCLWDIIMDWSLLQNLASGSENRFLRNDLYLAGKKNWKTGKYSTNRKLFYYFAMITDVILRFQWIIYAIRVRTIQQSAMTSFVLATTEVFRRFLWIIFRVENEHVANVHHFKVSGNAPLPYPDFLVNKIKSGTDQHSPICSSLNLESFGDNSTTKNNVVDASTFLPSSSTTNVQGFQTPPSTAYHGMFRRETSMFDNISKSIPWAHASDFQRPIMRSSAVKLGSDSESENGDS; encoded by the coding sequence atGAAATTTGCAGAGcatcttcaaaattctGTAGTACCAGAATGGAAGgataaatatttggatTATAGACTGggtaaaaaaaaattaaagctGTTGTTGAATTGTGGAAAGATATTGTCCAAACCGGATTTGGTCAATGAATTTATCGAAGATTGGTTGATTTCTGTggaattgaataaaattaataatttttacCTTTggttattaaaaaattgtagtgaaaaatttagtATATTAGAAAAACAGCTAAATTACTTTAAATACCAATGTACGTTCGATGAAAATCCTGCAAATGTAGAAGAAGACGATGTTGACGATGAGAGTTTAAGTGTAACTAATAGAGTTTTCTCTTATGGTTCATTCTCTAATACGGATTCTTTTTTCAagaatatttcaaattttgaaaaattaattgaatttttaaaaaataatgaaattatgCCTTCTCTTCCctcatttaaatttggcAAAGACAATAAAAGACATGGAGGTACCGAAACATTTATACACGATTTTAATGCTGACAATGAATTACCAAACTTAAATAAATCACAATATTTGCTAGGAAATGCAATTTTGGAgttctatttatatattcaattggtTAAAACCTATAGAGATTTGAACATTACAGGTTTCAAAaagattattaaaaaattcgACAAAATTTTTGCATTTGCAAATAgcaatgaaaataattatgaTAGATTTGTCCAATACGCAGAGgaaaattattcaatttttaaaaattcactAGAACcaaataaagaatttgatCCATTAACCAgttatgaaaatattataactAATTGGTATATGGTCGATTTAACTAAGGACCATTCAACAATGAGTAAAAAAATTCacaacaataaattaaagaaattgacAGTTGGATATTCACTAAATGAGCAGATGATACATAGAAATAACAGATCCATAGCACAAATGTTTTTCGCTGGAATTTCAATGGGTATTTCCTtcttattaattttaataaccaTTTATATCACTTTATCAGATGAATTTAGAGATCATCAAGTGACAAATTTTgcatattataaaatatatctaCCACTTTGGGGTGGTTGGtatatgatttttttaatttcgGCCCTTTTCATTGCCGATTGTTTCATATGGCATAGAACACATATCAATTATAGATTCATTATGTTTGGAGAAATTCATACAAAATTTGGAACccaattttttaataatgattttgcTACAAGTTTAATACCATTgaaattgtattttttaaattggTTTTCCTTACCTATTTCAATTCTGGCAGTGGTAAATTTTTTCCTAGgtaaaaaaatcattacCTTTATTTACTTGTCAATAGCATGGACAGTATTTCTGTTCTTATTACCACCAAAAGAATACAGACCaagaatattgaatattccTTACTGGGACAAATTAATTGCACAAAGATTTTGGTTAATCAAAACTTTCATCagattaatattttcaggACTATTTCCTGTTGAATTTAgtgatttctttttagGTGACATTGTTTGTTCATTGACTTATTCAATGGCTGATCTCGCAACATTTGCGTGCATTCAATCACCACTTAATCGAACTAGTCTTGATCCACAATGTGGTTCATCTCGTTTGAAGTCCATGGGTGTTTTATCATGTGTTCCGAGTTACTGGAGATGTATGCAATGTTTACGAAGATATGCAGACTCTGATGATTGGTTCCCACACCTTTTCAATGCAGGAAAATACATAATGGGTATTTGCTACAATGCTTCATTATCTGCTTATAGATTATCCGATAATTCTCTAGAAAAAAGAACCCCATTCCTAGTATTCGCAACGTTAAATTCACTTTACACTTGTTTATGGGATATTATCATGGATTGGTCATTATTACAAAACTTAGCTTCTGGAAGTGAAAATAGATTCCTAAGAAATGATTTATATCTAGCAggtaaaaaaaattggaaaacGGGGAAATACTCAACGAACAggaaattattttattactttGCTATGATTACAGATGTTATACTAAGGTTCCAATGGATTATTTATGCAATTCGTGTAAGAACGATTCAACAAAGTGCGATGACTTCATTTGTACTAGCAACTACTGAAGTATTCAGAAGATTTCTTTGGATCATATTTCGTGTAGAAAATGAACACGTCGCCAATGTGCATCATTTCAAAGTTTCTGGGAATGCACCTCTGCCATATCCAGACTTCcttgttaataaaataaaatctgGAACCGATCAACATTCGCCAATATGTTCATCGTTGAATTTAGAATCATTTGGTGATAATTCGACAACCAAAAACAATGTTGTCGATGCCTCTACATTCTTGCCATCATCTAGTACAACAAATGTGCAAGGTTTTCAAACGCCTCCTTCAACAGCGTATCATGGTATGTTTAGAAGAGAAACATCAATGTTTGATAATATCTCAAAGTCAATCCCTTGGGCTCATGCTTCAGACTTTCAGAGGCCGATTATGCGTTCTTCTGCAGTAAAACTTGGATCTGATTCCGAAAGTGAAAATGGGGAttcttaa
- the TPHA0K00970 gene encoding CBM21 domain-containing protein (similar to Saccharomyces cerevisiae GIP2 (YER054C) and PIG2 (YIL045W); ancestral locus Anc_7.230), with protein sequence MYLNTNFEKDTVIFGHTISGASEYLSKSARDRTMKSDFALKVASQKNMIQNLKINEKSYKLDYEDVSPKSRNPSHKYNQYLEYVNDKLQDDLTEIENFRRPIYKKSGELLKPSLKKSSKSVPNNLYFSNKTKTNDNLVSTRGRSKSVGFHTFTAVKQFVKNSKPSDISLVDSYMDKVNYTENRPLHYIDDEGDDDNLKSKEVTSMIKTSFMDPIPNNHFNNKEHITSQPETKTSGLYNINFPILSNKNPKSLKFNIFVSLKDKNCFPQELTLHVQKNNTNFPNQSQIKQRSLSTFITGRILVKNIFYEKEVMLKYTLNNWNTSHDIRCTYLGDGNSFLPGLNIDIFKFIFDYEPSCTNNANSKLEFCIQYVTKEGEKIVEYWDNNDGKNYKVDITLNALKI encoded by the coding sequence ATGTATTTAAACACAAATTTCGAGAAAGATACCGTTATATTCGGTCATACAATATCGGGTGCTTCAGAATATCTAAGTAAGTCAGCTAGAGATAGAACTATGAAGTCTGATTTTGCTTTAAAAGTTGCATCACAAAAAAACATGAtccaaaatttaaaaataaatgagAAATCTTATAAACTTGATTACGAAGATGTATCTCCCAAAAGTCGCAACCCTTCCCACAAATACAATCAATATTTGGAATATGTCAATGATAAATTACAAGACGACTTAACTGAGATAGAAAATTTTAGAAGACcgatatataaaaaatctGGTGAATTATTAAAGCCATCATTAAAGAAATCATCAAAATCAGTGCCAAATAATCTATACTTTTCGAACAAAACGAAAACAAATGATAATCTCGTTTCAACCAGAGGAAGATCAAAATCCGTAGGGTTTCACACGTTCACTGCTGTGAAAcaatttgttaaaaattctaAACCAAGTGATATCTCACTTGTAGATTCATATATGGATAAAGTTAACTACACAGAAAATCGTCCTTTGCACTATATAGATGACGAGggtgatgatgataatttaaaaagtaAAGAAGTGACAAGCATGATAAAAACATCTTTTATGGATCCAATTCCAAACAATCATTTCAATAACAAAGAACATATTACCAGCCAACCAGAAACAAAAACATCTGGGCTTTACAATATAAACTTTCctattttatcaaataagAATCCAAAGAGTTTGAAATTCAACATTTTTGTAAGTTTAAAAGACAAGAATTGCTTCCCACAAGAGTTAACATTGCAtgttcaaaaaaataatacaaattttccaaatcaatcacaaataaaacaaagGTCACTATCAACATTTATCACAGGCAGGATTCTTGTGAAAAATATCTTCTATGAAAAGGAAGTAATGTTGAAATATACTTTGAACAACTGGAACACATCTCATGATATAAGATGCACATATCTGGGTGATGGCAACAGTTTCCTTCCCGGTCTTAATATcgatattttcaaattcattttcgATTACGAACCAAGTTGCACAAATAATGCCAATTCAAAACTAGAATTTTGTATTCAATATGTGACTAAGGAAGGTGAAAAAATAGTAGAATACTGGGATAATAATGACggaaaaaattataaagttGATATTACTTTAAATGCATTGAAAATCTAA
- the TPHA0K00950 gene encoding uncharacterized protein (similar to Saccharomyces cerevisiae NEO1 (YIL048W); ancestral locus Anc_7.234), giving the protein MISAGALSPKKPLNLLDKIERQFDIALDNLNIDSSKSLGGIFKKESASENIHLETFNNNSSIMRTSSGDIDSSSPLLNSNNNESAGENVADAINQNNSQSFYSNAKIIRLLTFLKMKIIPKKRRSMKTSVKLNETNVDREIYPDKTPIYDRKKYPSNEISNAKYHPLTFIPILLYEQFKFFFNLYFLLVALSQSIPALRIGYLSSYIVPLAFVLTVTMLKEALDDIKRRRRDKESNNELYQVLNNIQPVKSKDLKVGDLIQLKKGERIPADLILLQSTEPSGEAFIKTDQLDGETDWKLRISPPLTQNLTEEDLLNRISITASAPERSIHSFLGKVTYKNSTSAPLSIDATLWANTVLASSGSCIGCVIYTGKDTRQAMNTTKASVKVGLLELEINSISKFLCASVFVLSILLVVFAGTNNHDWYIDIMRYLILFSTIIPVSLRVNLDLAKSVYAYQIEHDSTIPDTVVRTSTIPEDLGRIEYLLSDKTGTLTQNDMQLKKIHLGSVSYSSETFDIVTDYVKQLTSETKKVSSSRKDMASRVGDMVLTLALCHNVTPTLEDNELTYQAASPDEIAIVKYTESVGLSLYKRDRHSISLLHESTGKLLNYEIKQVFPFNSDTKRMGIIVYDKEKDEYWFLEKGADTVMIKIVERNEWLEEETGNMAREGLRTLVIGRKKLSKETYENFVKAYETAGLSMVHREVKMSAMITEYLEKDLNLLGLTGVEDKLQKNVKPSIELLRNAGVKIWMLTGDKVETAHCVSISAKLISRGQYVHTITKLTDQEGALSHLEYLEINKNACMLIDGTSLGIFLKYYKKEFLNIAVRLPAVIACRCTPQQKADIALDIRALTGKRVCCIGDGGNDVSMIQSADVGVGIVGKEGKQASLAADFSVTQFCHLTELLLWHGRNSYKRSAKLSQFVMHRGLVIAICQAVYSISSSFEPIALYQGFLMVGYATCYTMAPVFSLTLDQDIEESLTKIYPELYKDLTEGTSLSYKTFFVWVALSLFQGSIIQLLSQKFTSLETVDFSKMVTISFTALVINELIMVSLEIYTWNKIMVIAEVVTFIGFVFSIPFLGEYFDFSYMLQTSFLTGLMAILCFSIFPVWAAKSIYRRLHPPSYAKVQQFSFV; this is encoded by the coding sequence ATGATCTCTGCTGGTGCTTTATCACCTAAAAAaccattaaatttattagacAAGATAGAAAGACAATTCGATATCGCCTTagataatttgaatattgacAGCAGTAAGTCTCTGGGtggaatttttaaaaaagaatcAGCTTCGGAGAACATCCATTTAGAAAcctttaataataatagtagtATAATGCGCACCTCATCTGGAGATATTGATTCCAGTAGTCCACTATTgaattctaataataatgaatcgGCAGGTGAGAATGTTGCTGATGCTATAAACCAGAATAATTCTCAAAGTTTTTATAGCAATGCAAAGATTATAAGATTATTAACGTTCctcaaaatgaaaataatccCAAAAAAACGTAGATCAATGAAAACATCAGTCAAATTAAACGAGACTAATGTGGATAGAGAGATCTATCCAGATAAGACACCTATATAtgatagaaaaaaatatccatcaaatgaaatttcCAATGCGAAATATCATCCTTTAACATTTATCCCTATATTGTTATATGAACAATTCAagtttttctttaatttatattttcttctagTTGCATTATCACAATCAATTCCTGCATTAAGAATTGGTTATTTATCATCATACATCGTCCCATTGGCTTTTGTTCTTACAGTAACAATGCTTAAGGAAGCATTGgatgatattaaaagaagaagacgTGATAAAGAATCAAACAACGAACTATATCAGGTTCTAAACAATATCCAACCGGTAAAGAGCaaagatttaaaagttGGTGATTTGATTCAACTTAAAAAGGGTGAAAGAATACCTGCCGATCTTATACTTTTGCAATCTACTGAACCTTCCGGAGAGGCCTTTATCAAAACAGATCAACTAGATGGTGAAACTGACTGGAAACTAAGAATATCCCCTCCATTGACTCAAAATTTaacagaagaagatttattaaatagaATTAGCATTACTGCATCAGCCCCAGAAAGATCAattcattcatttttaGGGAAAGTCACATATAAGAACTCAACTTCGGCACCATTGTCAATAGATGCAACCTTATGGGCCAATACAGTGTTAGCGTCGAGCGGATCTTGTATTGGGTGTGTCATTTATACTGGTAAAGATACAAGACAAGCAATGAATACCACCAAAGCTAGTGTGAAAGTCGGTTTATTAGAATTAGAAATTAACTCTATTTCGAAATTTTTATGTGCATCGGTGTTCGTATTATCAATACTTTTAGTCGTATTTGCTGGTACTAACAATCATGATTGGTATATCGATATTATGAgatatttgattttgttttcaaCCATTATACCTGTATCATTAAGAGTAAACCTTGATTTAGCAAAATCGGTATACGCTTACCAAATTGAGCATGACAGCACTATTCCAGATACAGTAGTAAGAACTAGTACTATTCCTGAAGATTTGGGTagaattgaatatttactGAGCGATAAGACTGGTACTTTAACTCAAAACGATatgcaattgaaaaaaatacacCTGGGTTCAGTGTCTTACAGTTCTGAAActtttgatattgttaCAGATTATGTTAAACAGCTGACTTCCGAAACAAAGAAAGTTAGTTCTTCACGTAAAGACATGGCGAGTCGTGTAGGTGACATGGTACTAACATTGGCATTGTGTCATAATGTTACTCCAACCCTTGAAGACAATGAATTAACTTATCAAGCAGCATCTCCAGATGAAATTGCTATTGTGAAATATACCGAATCTGTTGGGCTATCCTTATACAAAAGAGATCGTCATTCCATATCATTATTACATGAGAGTACAGGGAAACTACTAAATTATGAAATAAAACAAGTTTTTCCTTTTAATTCAGATACTAAACGTATGGGTATTATCGTATATGATAAGGAAAAAGATGAATATTGGTTTTTAGAAAAAGGTGCCGATACAGTTATGATTAAAATTGTGGAAAGAAATGAATGGTTAGAAGAAGAGACTGGAAATATGGCTCGCGAAGGTTTGCGTACTTTAGTCATTGGAAGAAAAAAGTTATCAAAAGAAACTTATGAAAACTTTGTAAAAGCTTACGAGACTGCAGGTTTATCAATGGTTCATAGAGAAGTAAAAATGAGTGCCATGATAACAGAATATTTAGAAAAGGATTTAAACTTGTTAGGTTTAACTGGTGTCGAAGATAAACTACAAAAGAATGTTAAGccatcaattgaattattaagaaATGCTGGTGTTAAAATCTGGATGTTAACTGGTGATAAAGTAGAAACTGCTCATTGTGTGTCGATAAGCGCAAAACTTATTTCAAGAGGACAGTATGTGCATACTATTACCAAATTAACCGATCAGGAGGGTGCATTATCACATTTAGAGTACTTggaaatcaataaaaatgcGTGTATGCTGATAGACGGTACATCATTAGGAATCTTTTTAAAGTACtataaaaaagaatttttgaatattgcAGTACGTTTACCTGCCGTTATTGCATGTAGATGTACTCCCCAACAAAAGGCCGATATCGCATTGGATATAAGAGCTTTAACTGGCAAAAGAGTTTGCTGTATCGGTGATGGTGGTAACGATGTCAGTATGATTCAATCTGCCGACGTTGGTGTTGGTATTGTCGGAAAAGAAGGTAAGCAAGCGTCTTTAGCTGCTGATTTTTCCGTTACACAGTTCTGCCATTTAACTGAATTACTGTTATGGCATGGTAGAAATTCCTACAAAAGATCGGCTAAATTATCACAATTTGTAATGCATAGAGGTTTGGTGATAGCGATATGCCAAGCTGTCTACTCAATTAGTTCCAGTTTTGAACCGATTGCTTTATACCAAGGATTTTTGATGGTTGGTTATGCCACTTGTTACACCATGGCACCTGTATTTTCGTTAACACTTGACCAAGACATTGAGGAATCTTTAACAAAGATATATCCTGAACTATACAAAGACTTAACAGAAGGTACTAGTTTATCTTATAAAACCTTTTTTGTGTGGGTAGCTCTGTCATTATTCCAAGGTTCAATAATTCAACTACTTTCACAGAAATTTACAAGTCTTGAAACTGTAGATTTCAGTAAGATGGTTACTATTAGTTTCACTGCTTTAGTAATCAATGAACTAATTATGGTTTCATTGGAAATTTATACCTGGAATAAGATAATGGTTATAGCAGAGGTTGTTACATTTATAGGGTTTGTTTTCTCCATACCTTTCCTGGgagaatattttgattttagtTATATGTTGCAAACCTCATTTTTAACTGGATTAATGGCTATTTTATGTTTCTCTATCTTTCCAGTTTGGGCTGCAAAAAGTATTTATAGAAGATTGCACCCACCAAGTTATGCTAAAGTACAACAATTTTCCTTTGTATAA
- the DFG10 gene encoding putative polyprenol reductase (similar to Saccharomyces cerevisiae DFG10 (YIL049W); ancestral locus Anc_7.235), whose translation MVNLINFTIIGYRSSFIFGLFSLVIAKWFLPEFLKYGKTLTTRDSSNDIKKVFEDNGTKNLLERIQNTTVPKQWFFHFYLLSTIFTLITLYKNYQHKIIWIILIHSLRRLYETLYVSKYTSESRMNWSHYVVGLWFYSVLHIILYIQILQGNIDTHLNYYSVLLFTMASWDQHKNHTILSELVKYSLPKGRLFSICSSPHYLDEILIYMSFLPFNREFSWLVVWIIASLTISAIETHNYYKSKFKDQTIPKYSIIPFII comes from the coding sequence ATGGTTAACTTGATCAATTTCACTATAATTGGTTACAGATCATCTTTCATATTTGGTCTATTTTCATTAGTGATAGCGAAATGGTTTTTACctgaatttttgaaatatggCAAAACATTAACTACAAGAGATTCATCTAATGACATTAAAAAGGTGTTTGAAGACAACGGTACCAAGAATCTATTAGAGCGTATACAAAATACTACTGTACCGAAGCAATGGttctttcatttttacTTGTTGTCGACGATATTCACTCTGATtactttatataaaaattatcagCATAAAATTATATGGATCATTCTTATCCATTCGTTGAGAAGGCTATATGAGACTCTAtatgtttcaaaatatacCAGTGAATCAAGAATGAACTGGTCACATTATGTTGTTGGCTTGTGGTTTTACTCGGTTCTGCATATAATCctatatattcaaatccTCCAAGGGAACATTGATAcacatttgaattattacagtgtactattatttacaatGGCATCATGGGATCAACACAAGAACCACACAATTCTGTCGGAACTAGTTAAATACTCGTTACCAAAAGGCCGTCTATTTAGTATTTGTTCATCACCACATTATCTGgatgaaatattgatatacATGTCTTTCCTTCCATTCAATAGAGAATTCAGTTGGTTAGTAGTGTGGATAATAGCAAGTCTAACAATTTCTGCAATCGAGACGCATAATTACTACaaatcaaaattcaaagatCAAACAATACCAAAATATAGTATCATTCCATTCATAATATAA
- the TPHA0K00930 gene encoding 60S ribosomal protein eL34 (similar to Saccharomyces cerevisiae RPL34A (YER056C-A) and RPL34B (YIL052C); ancestral locus Anc_7.237): MAQRVTFRRRNPYNTRSNKIKVVKTPGGILRAQHVKKLATRPKCGDCGVALPGVATLRPRQYASISKTQKTVSRAYGGSRCGNCVKERVTRAFLIEEQKIVKKVVKEQTEAAQKEASKKSKKGGKKN; this comes from the coding sequence aCAACACCAGATCTAACAAGATCAAGGTCGTCAAGACCCCAGGTGGTATCCTACGTGCCCAACACGTCAAAAAGTTAGCTACTAGACCAAAGTGTGGTGACTGTGGTGTCGCTTTACCAGGTGTCGCTACTTTAAGACCTAGACAATACGCTTCTATCTCCAAGACTCAAAAGACTGTCTCCAGAGCTTACGGTGGTTCCAGATGTGGTAACTGTGTCAAGGAAAGAGTTACCAGAGCTTTCTTAATCGAAGAACAAAAGATCGTCAAGAAGGTTGTCAAGGAACAAACTGAAGCTGCTCAAAAGGAAGCCTCTAAGAAATCCAAGAAAGGTGGTAAGAAAAACTAA